The nucleotide window CATTGGACAGGGAGTTTATCTGACGGGAGGATACGAGCAAGGCAATGTATGGTCACCCGAACATCCTGCGATCTTCCGGCAGGATGGGTTCGGAGGAGTTCTGTTGAGCACACCTGTCGGCGCAATCACATTCGGCGGTGCTGTAGGCGATGAGGACCACCGGAAGATCTTCTTTACCTTCGGGAAACTGTTTTAGGCAGAGCCTGGAAATGGAGTTCCATAGAGCATGGATTCTGCAGCGATGAGCGCATTGGCTGTCTTCGGAGGCACATCCGTGGGCTCACTTTCTCCGGTTCTCAGCAACTACGTCCTACAACGGCGAGTTGCGCGGAGGGACTTGATTAACCGTGAAATCGCAGAGAGGCAAAAACTGTATTCCGACTTCATTTCTGAAGCGGCTCGCCTTCATGCCGATGCGATGACTAAGAATATCTTCGATCTGAATGAGTTAGTAAGCCTGTACGCCTTGACGAGCCGCATACGGCTGGTCTCTCCGGACGACGTAGTGCATGCGGCGGAAGAGATGGTCAGGAGCACAGTGCAGCGATATGGCGAAATCAACATGACCCTCGAAGACCTGAGAGAGGCAGCTCTTGCGTCCAGGGCCGATCCTCTCAAGCGATTTAGTACGGCCTGCAGAAAGGATCTGCAGAGGCTTGTTCGACTGGCAGGTTAATGTGCCCTGAACGCCTTCAGGCAGGAATGAAAACAGGCGGATCGCTCGATGGAAAGATCCGCCTGTTGCAATGCAGTCAATCAATCAAAGTACAGATACTCAGTGATTCAAGGACAGTGCCGTGCCCATGAAACTGAGCTACTTCTTCGCGGCGACATCATAGGACTTCGCGCCTGTGCCAGCGAGCGCACCACCAGCAACAATCAGATACTCATTGCGTATGGGCCTGTCTTCAAACCAGCATTCGAGAATCTCCCGCGTTCCTGCAGCATAACGAGCCTGTCCCGAGAGTGAGGCTCCCGAGATGTGCGGGGTCATTCCGTTGTGAGGCATAGTCCGCCACGGATGATCCTTGGGCGCGGGTTGCGGGAACCAGACATCGCCCGCGTAACCAGCGAGTTGTCCGCTCTCCAGTGCGCGAACGATTGCATCGCGATCACAGATCTCACCACGGGCACAATTGACTACATAGGACCCAGGCTTCATGCTGTTCAGTAGCTTCTCATCGAAGAGATTTTTCGTTCCGGGATACAGTGGGGCATGGATGCTGATGGCATCGCAGGCTGCAACCAGTTCCTCGACGCTTGGGTGAAACGTAAGTCCCAGTTCCTTCTCGACGCTCTCCGGCAAACGATGCTTGTCGAAGTAGTGAAGGTGAACGTCGAAGGGCTTGAGGCGTTTCAGCACGGCCACTCCGATTCTTCCAGCCGCTACTGTTCCGACATGCATTCCTTCGATATCGTAAGAGCGCGAAACGCAGTCGGAGATATTCCATCCGCCCTTTGCCGCGATTTCATGCGATGGAATGTAATTGCGGACCAGGGAAAGGATCATCATAACCGCGTGTTCCGCGACGGAGATGCTGTTGGAGAATGTCTCTTCAACAACAGTGATGCCCGCTTTGATAGCAGCATCGAGATCGACGTGGTCCGATCCGATACCTGCCGTAATCGCAAGCTTTAGCTTCCTGGCTTTCGCAATCCGCTCGGCTGTGAGATAGGCCGGCCAGAAGGGCTGTGAGATGACGATGTCCGCATCGGGCAGCTCCTTCTCGAAGACTGAGTCCGGCCCTTCTTTGTCTGAAGTGACAACGAAGGTATGACCAAGACCCTCAAGATATTCGCGGAGACCAAGACCGCCCGAGACGCAACCAAGCAGCTCGCCAGGAACAAAGTCTATATGTTTAGGAGTCGGAACAGTCTGTCCGCCAGGATAGACCTCAATCTTTGGGATATCTTTCCGCGCGTACTGCGGAGGATATCCAGTGGTGGGATCATCGAAAAGAACGCATAGGATCTTCGCCATTTTTTTCCTCTTCTTTGCCTGCAAGTTCGTTGATTTCGCAAGACTCCCCAACTGCGATGGAGAAGAACAGTTGGTTCAACTATCAGCACCCGCCGGGGAACAGCCACTTATCTTTCTAGAGCAATCGCTCGACGAGCAAACTGCTGTTACGACACCTTAGGATGTCGTACGAAGTGGCATTGCAATCAACGTGCCAGATGATCCAATCTCTGTTGAGACTGCTTCGCAATCGATACAGGCATCTATCGTCAGCGATTCAATGCGTGTAATCGTCAGTGTTCATCTCAGTAAATGAGTTCGCCGTTTACAACTATGCTCGATGAGAACAGGAAAATCGGCATACATGATTTTAAGATTGCCTGGCATTTGCAATAGCACTACTGTCGAAATGTCGACAGTAGTGTCGTCGCATCGACATATTAAACGGATGATCCGCAGGACAGCAGGGTCAACACAGACGCAGCAACACCCTATACATTTACATGGCTATTCGATTGAGAGTTCTCCCGGAGAACACGGCCATACAAACATATAATAGGCATCCCTTCGACCATCCTCTACTATCGAACGGGGTCAAGATGATCAACTCCTACTGTCAGCGAATCTTAGGACGCAGGTAACGCTTCCTCAACATGACGGATGGATTAATCTATCCTCTCTCGATAAAGGAAGAATATAAATGGTGTCCAAGTATAATCACATCCGAGAAACGGAGTCCGCTGAAACATTGGACCCGATCCGTAGCGAGATCGCTGATATATCGCGCCGACAAGTCTTTATCGGCGGAGCAGCGATTGTGGCTACTATGAATTTACCCACGGCCGCTTTGGCACTTCAACCCAAAGCAGCGAAACCGTCAACCTTGCGTGGCAAGAAACAAGGAGCAAAAGATATGAATATGTTCGAAACCAAAGATGGAACATCCATCTTCTATAAGGACTGGGGAACCGGCCCTGTCGTGACTTTCTCGCATGGTTGGCCGCTTAGCTCTGATGCCTGGGATGCTCAGATGCTGTTTCTCGGAATGCAGGGCTATCGCGTCGTCGCTCATGATCGCCGTGGTCATGGCCGCTCAGGCCAGACCTGGGGCAAAGACAACATGGACCAGTACGCCGATGATCTGGCCGAACTCATCGAACATCTCGACCTGAAAGAGATCGCCATGGTCGGCCACTCCACAGGTGGCGGCGAGGTCGCTCGTTATATCGGCAGGCACGGAAACGCACGCGTCAAGAAGGCTGTCCTGATCTCCGCGGTGCCTCCGATCATGTTGAAGAGCGAGAGCAATCCCGGCGGTCTGCCGATGTCCGTTTTCGACGGAATTCGTGCCGGTGTGGCTGGGGATCGTTCGCAGTTCTACAAGGATCTGAGCATCCCGTTCTACGGCTATAACAAGCCGGATGCGAAGATTTCCGAGGGCGTTCGCGAGGCATTCTGGCGCCTCGGAATGCAGTCCTCGATCATTGGATCGTACGATTGCATCAAGGCCTTTTCTGAGACCGATCAGAATGAAGATCTAAAGAAGATCGAAGTGCCTCTGCTCGTAATCCAGGGTGACGCGGATCAAATCGTGCCGATTGACGATTCCGGTCGGCTCACGGTGAAGATCGTCAAAAATGCAAGGCTGGAAGTCATACCGGGCGCTCCGCATGGCCTGTGCACAACCCATGCCGATGTCGTCAATCAACACCTGTTGACATTCCTCAAAAGCTAAGACGATTCAAAGTGCTGGAACGTCTGATATCCCCAAAGAGGGTCGCTATTTGCGACCCTCTTTTCGTTGTCATTTTTAATTGATATATTTCATTGCTTACAAGATTATGGGCGTCGCATTGGTTCGCGACGCCCATAATGAATAGAGGAACAGAAGTATTTTTATACCGAAGGCTTAGCAGAGGGCGAGAGCACAACCGACGCTTCGCTCGTCAGGACGCGGGACGTGAATGTTTCCTGAAGGTAAAGTCGGACGACCGAGTCTGTGTGGCTGAGATAGCCGATGGATATATCCTGCCCGATGTTGAGCTCAAAGTCTCCCCCGCGAGTAGTCAGGACAAAGGCGCCCTCGATAGCAGGAGCCCAGACGATATTGCCGTCGACAATGCGGTTGACATGCTCCAACACCGGGTATCCG belongs to Acidicapsa ligni and includes:
- a CDS encoding NAD-dependent formate dehydrogenase, which codes for MAKILCVLFDDPTTGYPPQYARKDIPKIEVYPGGQTVPTPKHIDFVPGELLGCVSGGLGLREYLEGLGHTFVVTSDKEGPDSVFEKELPDADIVISQPFWPAYLTAERIAKARKLKLAITAGIGSDHVDLDAAIKAGITVVEETFSNSISVAEHAVMMILSLVRNYIPSHEIAAKGGWNISDCVSRSYDIEGMHVGTVAAGRIGVAVLKRLKPFDVHLHYFDKHRLPESVEKELGLTFHPSVEELVAACDAISIHAPLYPGTKNLFDEKLLNSMKPGSYVVNCARGEICDRDAIVRALESGQLAGYAGDVWFPQPAPKDHPWRTMPHNGMTPHISGASLSGQARYAAGTREILECWFEDRPIRNEYLIVAGGALAGTGAKSYDVAAKK
- a CDS encoding alpha/beta fold hydrolase; the protein is MNMFETKDGTSIFYKDWGTGPVVTFSHGWPLSSDAWDAQMLFLGMQGYRVVAHDRRGHGRSGQTWGKDNMDQYADDLAELIEHLDLKEIAMVGHSTGGGEVARYIGRHGNARVKKAVLISAVPPIMLKSESNPGGLPMSVFDGIRAGVAGDRSQFYKDLSIPFYGYNKPDAKISEGVREAFWRLGMQSSIIGSYDCIKAFSETDQNEDLKKIEVPLLVIQGDADQIVPIDDSGRLTVKIVKNARLEVIPGAPHGLCTTHADVVNQHLLTFLKS